The Andrena cerasifolii isolate SP2316 chromosome 15, iyAndCera1_principal, whole genome shotgun sequence genome includes a window with the following:
- the LOC143377065 gene encoding uncharacterized protein LOC143377065 has protein sequence MIPRFAEPIRSAELRSLGFHEVICVAVNDPFVLSSWGDARGAGDKVRMLADPGALYTKAIGMNVEIPELGGTRSRRYSMATVNGIVKELFVDADSVKLMCLQTGGVPTYCT, from the exons ATGATCCCTCGGTTTGCTGAACCGATTAGGTCCGCCGAGCTGCGGTCCCTAGGCTTCCACGAGGTAATATGCGTGGCCGTGAACGATCCCTTCGTTCTGTCTTCTTGGGGCGACGCCAGAGGCGCTGGCGACAAG GTGAGGATGCTGGCGGACCCGGGGGCGCTGTACACCAAGGCCATCGGGATGAACGTGGAGATCCCCGAGCTGGGAGGCACCAGGAGTCGGCGGTACTCCATGGCGACGGTGAACGGGATCGTCAAGGAGCTGTTCGTGGACGCGGACAGCGTGAAGCTCATGTGCCTCCAGACCGGCGGTGTACCGACTTACTGTACATAA